In the genome of Pseudomonas sp. B33.4, the window CAGCTCATAGGGCTTGCCGTCGCGGTCCAGCGCCTTGATTTTGACCTTTTGCGGGCGATCGACGTTTTCGTAGAAACCCGGTACCGAGAGGCAGCCTTCCTGGTATTGGTCCATTTCTTCGGTCAGCGATTCGAACTCGGGGTTGATGAACACCCGCGGCTCGGTGCGGTCTTCGGAAAGGTCCATCACGACGATACGTTTGTGCACGTTGACCTGGGTCGCGGCAAGGCCGATGCCCGGCGCTTCATACATTGTTTCAAACATGTCATCGACCAACTGACGCACTTCGTCGTCCACTACAGCCACAGGCTTGGCGATAGTGCGCAGACGCGGGTCCGGGAATTCGAGGATGTTTAAAATGGCCATAGGCTTTGATTGCTGCACACGTTGAGTAAAGTCGGGCGATGGCCTGGCAGGTCCGAAGATGCAGGCTACCGTTGTGAAGCGTAGCTTGTGCATTTTGCACAAGCGAGCCACGGGGGCTCTGACGTTTCACGCGAATGCACATGATAAAGGGATTCACTGCATGAGGAAAACACTACTCGCCCTGCTGCTGTTGGCTTCGGCCGGCGTGGCGCAAGGGCAAGTGCAACTCAGGGATGGTTTTCCACAGCAATACACGGTGGTTTCGGGGGACACGCTCTGGGACATTTCCGGCAAATACCTGCGCGAGCCCTGGCAGTGGCCACAACTGTGGGGGGCCAATCCGCAGATCGAAAACCCCAACCTGATCTATCCCGGCGACACGCTGACGCTCAGCTATGTCGACGGCCAACCGCGTCTGACGCTCAATCGTGGCGAGTCGCGCGGCACCATCAAGCTCTCGCCGCGTATTCGCACCAGCCCGGTGGCCGAAGCGATTCCGAGCATTCCGCTGAAATCGATCAACAGTTTTCTGCTGAGCAACCGTATCGTCGACAAGGTCGAAGATTTCGACAAGGCGCCGTATATCGTCGCCGGCGATGCCGAGCGCGTGCTCAGCGGCACCGGTGACCGTATCTTCGCGCGCGGCCATTTCGATCCGGATCAGCCGGTCTACGGCATTTTCCGTCAGGGCAAGGTCTACACCGATCCGCAGACCAAGGAGTTCCTCGGGATCAACGCCGACGACATCGGCGGCGGTGAAATCGTCGCCACCGAAGGCGACGTCGCCACCCTCGCCCTGCAACGCACCACCCAGGAAGTGCGCCTCGGCGACCGCCTGTTCAGCGGCGAAGAGCGCTCGATCAACTCGACTTTCATGCCCAGCGCACCTACCACCAGTATCAACGGCGTGATCATCGATGTTCCACGCGGCGTCACCCAGATCGGCGTGATGGACGTGGTCACCCTGAACAAAGGCAAGCGCGACGGACTGGCCGAAGGCAACGTGCTGGTGGTGATGAAAACCGGGGAAACCGTGCGCGACCGTGTCACCGGTCAACCGCTGAAGATCCCCGACGAACGCGCCGGGTTGCTGATGGTGTTCCGTACCTACGACAAACTCAGCTACGGCCTCGTTCTCAACGCTTCACGCTCGCTGGCGGTGCTCGACAAGGTGCGAAATCCGTAAGCTTGCTTAACAAGTTACCAACAGAGTTATCCACAGCTTGTTCCGAATGGTTCGGGGCTTATAACGATCAAGGATGATCCATGATATTGCCTTTCTGTACGCCGGTTTCCCCAGCGGAACTGGAAGCGCGTCTGCGCTTGCACCGCTTGCCGGAAATCGGCCCGAAGCGTTTTACAAAATTGCTCGAAGCCTTTGGCTCGGCCTCCAAAGCCATCAGCGCTCCGGCCATTGCGTGGCGTTCGTTGGGTTTGCCGGCGACGTGCGCCGAAGCGCGGCGCTGTCCAGACGTTCGCGACGGTGCCAGCCATGCAATGCGCTGGCTAGAGCGGCCAGAGCATCATTTGCTGATGTGGGATCAAGCCGATTACCCGGCGCTGCTGGCGCAGATTCCTGATCCGCCGCCGCTGCTGTTTGTCGCGGGCGATCCACTGATTCTGGAGAAACCGCAGTTGGCGATGGTCGGCAGCCGCCGCGCTTCGCGTCCGGGAATAGACACGGCGGCGGCGTTTTCCCGCAGTCTGGCCGGGGCAGGTTTTGTCATCACCAGCGGTCTGGCGCTGGGCATTGATGCCGCCGCGCACCAAGCCGC includes:
- the def gene encoding peptide deformylase; amino-acid sequence: MAILNILEFPDPRLRTIAKPVAVVDDEVRQLVDDMFETMYEAPGIGLAATQVNVHKRIVVMDLSEDRTEPRVFINPEFESLTEEMDQYQEGCLSVPGFYENVDRPQKVKIKALDRDGKPYELIAEGLLAVCIQHECDHLNGKLFVDYLSTLKRDRIKKKLEKQHRQNA
- a CDS encoding LysM domain-containing protein, with translation MRKTLLALLLLASAGVAQGQVQLRDGFPQQYTVVSGDTLWDISGKYLREPWQWPQLWGANPQIENPNLIYPGDTLTLSYVDGQPRLTLNRGESRGTIKLSPRIRTSPVAEAIPSIPLKSINSFLLSNRIVDKVEDFDKAPYIVAGDAERVLSGTGDRIFARGHFDPDQPVYGIFRQGKVYTDPQTKEFLGINADDIGGGEIVATEGDVATLALQRTTQEVRLGDRLFSGEERSINSTFMPSAPTTSINGVIIDVPRGVTQIGVMDVVTLNKGKRDGLAEGNVLVVMKTGETVRDRVTGQPLKIPDERAGLLMVFRTYDKLSYGLVLNASRSLAVLDKVRNP